The following proteins are encoded in a genomic region of Chryseobacterium cucumeris:
- a CDS encoding YegP family protein, whose protein sequence is MGKFIISKRTNGDFQFNLKAGNGQVILTSQGYSTKPSCESGIGSVKLNAQEDAKFERNTANDGRCYFNLKAGNGQIIGTSQMYESDNGMENGIESVKNNAPHAHIEDETNL, encoded by the coding sequence ATGGGAAAATTTATTATCTCTAAAAGAACAAACGGAGACTTCCAGTTTAATCTTAAAGCAGGAAACGGACAGGTCATTTTAACCAGTCAGGGATACAGTACCAAACCTTCCTGTGAAAGCGGAATCGGATCCGTAAAACTCAATGCACAGGAAGATGCAAAATTTGAAAGAAATACGGCCAATGACGGCAGATGCTATTTTAATCTAAAAGCCGGAAACGGGCAGATCATCGGAACCAGCCAGATGTATGAATCTGACAATGGTATGGAAAACGGAATAGAATCTGTAAAAAACAATGCTCCGCATGCTCATATAGAGGATGAAACAAACCTGTAA
- a CDS encoding phosphohydrolase yields the protein MTKEELLNKAIKIADKAHKGQTDKYHAPYIAHVMRVMNYGKTLDEKIVGVLHDVVEDHPQEFSLDYLRSEGFPEYIIFAISCLTKLDPEEDYDEFIKRTERSLLSVAVKLNDLRDNMDLRRVNRELTPKDIKRFNKYLKAYRYLIEKY from the coding sequence ATGACAAAAGAAGAATTACTGAATAAAGCAATCAAAATCGCCGATAAGGCTCATAAAGGACAAACCGATAAATACCATGCTCCATACATTGCCCACGTAATGCGTGTGATGAACTATGGTAAAACACTGGATGAAAAAATCGTTGGAGTACTTCACGATGTTGTAGAAGACCATCCACAGGAGTTTAGTCTGGATTATTTAAGATCTGAGGGATTCCCTGAATATATTATTTTTGCCATCAGCTGCCTTACAAAGCTTGATCCGGAAGAAGATTATGATGAATTCATCAAAAGAACGGAACGATCTCTCCTTTCTGTAGCTGTAAAACTAAATGACCTTCGTGATAATATGGATCTCAGAAGAGTAAACAGAGAGCTTACTCCTAAAGATATCAAAAGATTCAATAAATATCTGAAAGCCTATCGTTATCTGATAGAGAAATACTAA
- a CDS encoding acyl-CoA dehydrogenase family protein: protein MATLKGGEFLIKQIPANEIFSIEELNEEQKMLRDSAKEFIDREVVPQRERFEKKDYAFTEETMRKLGEMGMLGIAVPEEYGGLGMGFVTTMLACDYLSGTTGSLATAYGAHTGIGTLPIVLYGTEEQKKKYLPDLATGTKFGAYCLTEPDAGSDANSGKTKAKLSEDGKHYIINGQKMWISNAGFADTFTLFAKIDDDKNITGFVINRSELENPESLTFGEEEHKLGIRASSTRQVFFNDMKIPVENLLGERNNGFKIALNALNVGRIKLAAACLDAQRRILNHSIQYSNERKQFGVSIATFGAIRKKLAEMATGVFVSEAGSYRAAKNVQDKIDELVAAGLSHQEAELKGVEEFAVECSILKVFVSDLAQHTADEGIQVYGGMGFSEDTPMEAAWRDSRISRIYEGTNEINRLLAVGMLIKRAMKGELDLLSPAMAISKELMGIPSFEVPDYSEFMSEEKAIIANLKKVFLMVSGAALQKYMMDIEKQQHLLLNASEILNQIYMAESAVLRAEKHFSPESVEAAMAQLNLYKAVEKIITAAKEGIVSFAEGDEQRMMLSGLRRFTKYTNHPNVVALTEKVAAHYIEKGAY, encoded by the coding sequence ATGGCTACATTAAAAGGCGGGGAATTCCTGATCAAACAGATTCCTGCAAATGAAATTTTCAGTATTGAAGAACTGAATGAAGAACAAAAGATGCTTCGTGATTCTGCGAAGGAATTTATAGATAGAGAAGTAGTTCCTCAAAGAGAGCGTTTTGAGAAGAAAGATTACGCATTTACTGAAGAGACCATGCGTAAACTGGGAGAAATGGGAATGTTGGGAATTGCCGTTCCTGAAGAGTACGGAGGCCTTGGAATGGGCTTTGTGACTACAATGCTTGCTTGTGATTATCTATCAGGAACTACAGGTTCATTGGCTACAGCTTATGGAGCCCATACGGGAATCGGTACGCTTCCTATCGTTCTTTACGGAACTGAAGAACAGAAGAAAAAATACCTTCCGGATTTAGCAACAGGAACAAAATTCGGAGCTTACTGTCTGACAGAGCCTGATGCCGGTTCTGATGCCAATTCAGGAAAAACAAAAGCAAAACTCTCCGAAGACGGAAAACATTATATCATCAACGGTCAGAAAATGTGGATCTCTAATGCAGGATTTGCAGATACATTTACATTATTCGCTAAAATTGATGATGATAAAAATATCACTGGATTTGTCATCAACAGATCTGAACTTGAAAACCCTGAAAGCTTAACTTTCGGTGAGGAAGAGCATAAACTGGGTATCCGTGCTTCTTCTACCCGTCAGGTTTTCTTCAATGATATGAAGATTCCTGTGGAAAATCTTTTAGGAGAAAGAAACAATGGTTTCAAGATCGCTTTAAATGCATTAAACGTAGGCCGTATCAAATTGGCTGCCGCTTGTCTTGATGCACAAAGAAGAATCTTAAACCACTCTATCCAGTACTCTAACGAAAGAAAACAGTTTGGTGTTTCAATCGCTACTTTTGGAGCGATCAGAAAGAAACTGGCAGAAATGGCAACCGGAGTTTTCGTAAGTGAAGCAGGTTCTTACAGAGCCGCTAAAAATGTTCAGGATAAAATTGATGAGCTTGTTGCAGCAGGATTAAGCCATCAGGAAGCAGAATTAAAAGGTGTAGAAGAATTCGCTGTTGAATGTTCAATCCTTAAAGTTTTCGTTTCTGATCTAGCACAACACACCGCAGACGAAGGAATTCAGGTGTACGGAGGAATGGGATTCTCTGAAGACACTCCTATGGAAGCGGCTTGGAGGGATTCAAGAATTTCAAGAATCTATGAAGGTACCAACGAAATCAACAGATTGCTGGCTGTAGGAATGCTTATTAAGAGAGCCATGAAAGGTGAGCTGGATCTTTTATCTCCTGCAATGGCGATCAGCAAAGAATTGATGGGCATCCCTTCATTTGAAGTTCCTGATTATTCAGAATTCATGAGCGAAGAAAAAGCAATTATCGCCAATCTTAAGAAAGTATTCTTAATGGTTTCCGGAGCAGCTCTTCAGAAATATATGATGGATATTGAAAAACAGCAGCATTTATTACTGAATGCATCTGAAATCCTAAACCAGATCTATATGGCAGAATCCGCAGTATTAAGAGCAGAAAAACACTTCTCTCCTGAATCTGTAGAAGCAGCTATGGCTCAGTTAAACCTTTACAAAGCTGTGGAGAAAATCATTACTGCAGCTAAAGAAGGAATTGTTTCTTTTGCTGAAGGAGATGAGCAGAGAATGATGCTTTCAGGACTAAGAAGATTCACAAAATATACCAACCATCCAAATGTGGTAGCCCTTACTGAAAAAGTAGCAGCTCACTATATTGAGAAAGGAGCTTATTAG